From one Rhizobium rosettiformans genomic stretch:
- the gatB gene encoding Asp-tRNA(Asn)/Glu-tRNA(Gln) amidotransferase subunit GatB, giving the protein MTLVDTRTPDPKRFIPGATGDWEVIIGMEVHAQVLSNSKLFSGASTVFGNAPNSNVSLVDAAMPGMLPVINEECVAQAVRTGLGLKAQINKRSIFDRKNYFYPDLPQGYQISQFKDPIVGEGKIIISLGPDRQGNFEDIEIGIERLHLEQDAGKSMHDQHPTMSYVDLNRSGVALMEIVSKPDMRSSDEAKAYMTKLRSIVRYLGTCDGNMDEGSMRADVNVSVRKPGGEFGTRCEIKNVNSIRFIGQAIEYEARRQIAIIEDGGTIDQETRLFDPGRGETRSMRSKEDAHDYRYFPDPDLLPLEFDDAYIENLKKDLPELPDDKKARFVSELGLSVYDASVLVSEKAIADYFEAVAEGRDGKTAANWVINDLLGALNKAGKAIEETPVSPAQLGGIIDLIKAETISGKIAKDLFEIVWNEGGDPAEIVEARGMKQVTDTGAIEKAVDEIIAANPDQVAKVLAKPTLAGWFVGQVMKATGGKANPQAVQALVKAKLGLPEE; this is encoded by the coding sequence ATGACCCTGGTAGACACCCGCACGCCTGATCCGAAACGCTTCATCCCCGGCGCCACCGGCGATTGGGAAGTCATCATCGGTATGGAGGTCCATGCCCAGGTGCTGTCGAATTCCAAGCTGTTTTCCGGCGCCTCGACCGTCTTCGGCAATGCCCCCAATTCCAACGTCTCGCTCGTTGATGCCGCCATGCCCGGCATGCTGCCCGTCATCAACGAGGAATGCGTGGCCCAGGCCGTGCGCACCGGTCTTGGCCTGAAAGCCCAGATCAACAAGCGCTCGATCTTCGACCGCAAGAACTATTTCTATCCCGACCTCCCGCAGGGCTATCAGATCTCGCAGTTCAAGGACCCGATCGTCGGCGAGGGCAAGATCATCATCTCGCTCGGTCCGGACCGTCAGGGCAATTTCGAGGATATCGAGATCGGCATCGAACGCCTGCATCTGGAACAGGATGCCGGCAAGTCGATGCACGACCAGCATCCGACCATGTCCTATGTCGACCTGAACCGCTCGGGCGTCGCCTTGATGGAAATCGTGTCGAAGCCTGACATGCGCTCCTCGGACGAAGCCAAGGCCTACATGACCAAGCTGCGCTCGATCGTGCGTTATCTCGGCACCTGCGATGGCAACATGGACGAGGGCTCGATGCGCGCCGACGTCAACGTCTCCGTACGCAAGCCGGGTGGCGAATTCGGCACGCGCTGCGAGATCAAGAACGTCAACTCGATCCGCTTCATCGGCCAGGCCATCGAATACGAAGCCCGTCGCCAGATCGCGATCATCGAGGATGGCGGCACGATCGACCAGGAAACCCGTCTTTTCGATCCGGGCAGGGGCGAGACCCGCTCGATGCGCTCCAAGGAAGATGCGCATGACTATCGTTACTTCCCCGATCCGGACCTGCTGCCGCTCGAATTCGATGATGCCTATATCGAGAACCTGAAGAAGGATCTGCCAGAACTGCCCGACGACAAGAAGGCCCGTTTCGTGTCGGAGCTTGGTCTCTCCGTCTACGACGCGTCCGTGCTCGTCTCGGAAAAGGCAATCGCCGACTATTTCGAAGCCGTGGCAGAAGGCCGTGACGGCAAGACGGCCGCCAACTGGGTCATCAACGACCTACTGGGCGCCTTGAACAAAGCCGGCAAAGCCATTGAAGAGACTCCGGTTTCGCCCGCCCAGCTCGGCGGCATCATCGACCTCATCAAGGCCGAGACCATCTCCGGCAAGATTGCCAAGGACCTCTTCGAGATCGTCTGGAACGAGGGCGGCGATCCGGCCGAGATCGTCGAAGCGCGCGGCATGAAGCAAGTGACCGACACCGGCGCCATCGAAAAGGCTGTCGACGAGATCATCGCGGCCAACCCGGACCAAGTCGCCAAGGTGCTGGCCAAGCCGACGCTCGCCGGCTGGTTTGTCGGCCAGGTCATGAAGGCGACCGGCGGCAAGGCCAACCCCCAGGCGGTTCAGGCACTGGTCAAGGCCAAGCTTGGCCTGCCAGAGGAGTAA
- a CDS encoding GNAT family N-acetyltransferase, which translates to MQAHSTRIREATENDLEAIVSLFADDPLGGHGDTTDPEALPCYRAAFRKIAASPNETLYVAELDGQVVGTFQTMVTTTMTARGSSSLIIEAVQTRADMRGRGIGAAMIGFAIEKARRDGMRLVQLTSNAVRKDAHRFYERLGFTPSHIGFKLKLK; encoded by the coding sequence ATGCAAGCGCATTCGACACGGATCCGGGAAGCCACCGAGAATGATCTGGAGGCGATCGTCTCCCTCTTCGCCGATGATCCCTTGGGCGGCCATGGCGACACGACCGATCCTGAGGCCTTGCCCTGTTATCGCGCCGCTTTTCGGAAGATTGCCGCGTCTCCAAACGAGACGCTCTATGTCGCGGAACTTGACGGTCAGGTGGTCGGTACCTTCCAGACGATGGTCACCACGACAATGACGGCGCGCGGCTCTTCCTCGCTGATCATTGAAGCGGTTCAGACCCGCGCTGACATGCGGGGCAGGGGCATTGGTGCCGCCATGATCGGTTTCGCCATCGAGAAAGCCCGCAGGGACGGCATGCGCCTCGTTCAGCTGACGTCAAATGCCGTGCGCAAGGATGCCCATCGTTTCTATGAGCGGCTCGGCTTCACACCTTCCCATATCGGCTTCAAGTTGAAGCTGAAATGA
- a CDS encoding NADH:ubiquinone oxidoreductase subunit NDUFA12, whose amino-acid sequence MKQLLLQIFTWWNGQTMGTRFFTWRHGKRVGEDEFGNVYYEGPMTSWGQPKRWVIYNGYAEASKISAGWHGWMHYRTDTPPSKEDYKPREWEKAHRPNQTGTAAAYRPQGSISATGERPRVTGDYDAWTPGS is encoded by the coding sequence ATGAAGCAGCTTCTCTTGCAGATCTTCACCTGGTGGAACGGTCAGACCATGGGGACCCGCTTCTTTACCTGGCGTCACGGCAAGCGCGTCGGCGAAGACGAGTTCGGCAATGTCTATTACGAGGGCCCGATGACGAGCTGGGGCCAGCCGAAGCGTTGGGTAATCTACAACGGTTACGCCGAAGCCTCGAAGATTTCTGCCGGCTGGCATGGCTGGATGCATTACCGCACCGACACGCCGCCGTCGAAGGAAGATTACAAGCCGCGTGAATGGGAAAAGGCGCATCGCCCGAACCAGACCGGCACGGCTGCCGCCTATCGCCCGCAGGGCTCGATTTCCGCCACCGGTGAGCGTCCGCGCGTCACCGGCGACTACGATGCCTGGACGCCGGGCAGCTGA
- a CDS encoding sensor histidine kinase, with the protein MRSTTTAGAVDSMVGELTAADPLLVGNDAFLAAVLSGCGDCIKVLDLQGRLQFMSEGGKRVMEVDDFAPLKGCPWPDFWSGDGNTAARQAVEAAIAGKPSRFVGEANTVKGNSRFWDVQVAPIFKADGSPSHILSISKDISDVTDARQRLELLNGELQHRIKNTLAVVSAIARQTLKGDDIRDRRDAFTGRLQALAEANDMISRKALQDAPIRAVVENALRPHVQSEQRFSISGHDLDLTAKHALTVALTIHELATNATKYGALSDGNGKIDIRWQVDRRADNPNEAFHFIWQESGGPHVHEPKTQGFGSKLISRIFAADFAGQVSVEYHPTGLVCTMRAPIPQ; encoded by the coding sequence ATGCGGTCCACAACGACGGCTGGTGCCGTTGACAGCATGGTTGGCGAACTGACGGCGGCTGATCCGCTATTGGTCGGCAACGATGCGTTTCTTGCGGCGGTCCTGAGTGGCTGCGGCGACTGCATCAAGGTGCTCGATCTCCAGGGTCGCTTGCAATTCATGAGCGAAGGCGGCAAGCGGGTCATGGAAGTTGACGACTTTGCCCCGCTCAAGGGCTGCCCCTGGCCGGATTTCTGGAGTGGCGACGGCAACACCGCCGCTAGACAGGCCGTGGAAGCGGCGATTGCCGGAAAGCCATCGCGCTTCGTGGGTGAAGCGAACACCGTGAAGGGCAATAGCCGCTTCTGGGATGTTCAGGTGGCACCGATTTTCAAGGCCGACGGCAGCCCCTCCCATATCCTGTCGATATCCAAGGACATCTCCGACGTTACCGACGCCCGGCAGCGGCTGGAGCTCTTGAACGGTGAACTGCAACACCGCATCAAAAACACGCTCGCCGTGGTTAGCGCTATCGCGCGTCAGACGCTGAAAGGCGACGATATCCGTGATCGCCGCGATGCCTTTACCGGCCGTTTGCAGGCGCTGGCCGAGGCCAATGACATGATTTCCAGGAAGGCCCTGCAGGATGCACCGATCCGTGCCGTGGTCGAAAACGCGCTGCGCCCGCATGTGCAGAGCGAGCAGCGGTTCTCGATTTCCGGTCACGATCTCGACCTGACCGCCAAACACGCTTTGACGGTGGCGCTCACCATCCACGAGCTTGCCACCAACGCGACGAAGTATGGCGCGCTCTCCGATGGCAATGGCAAGATTGACATTCGCTGGCAGGTCGACCGCAGGGCTGACAATCCCAACGAAGCTTTCCATTTCATCTGGCAGGAAAGCGGTGGGCCGCATGTGCATGAGCCAAAGACGCAAGGATTTGGCTCGAAGCTTATTTCGCGGATCTTCGCTGCCGATTTCGCCGGACAGGTCAGCGTCGAATATCACCCGACCGGCCTCGTCTGCACGATGAGGGCGCCGATCCCGCAATAA
- a CDS encoding GNAT family N-acetyltransferase, whose amino-acid sequence MFFVRTANDRDVEPLRALLTQSFHATYDRFYGPAKVAELIAAWHSPAEIKRRIHVKGGEYLVADDGKRIGGMAFAAISEKLTKTAILHQLYVHPDHQRQGIGRDLFAEIETCFPDAEILRLEVEPQNAGAIAFYEAHDFVEVDRTKNCGCPDSGIEAVIMEKPLK is encoded by the coding sequence GTGTTCTTCGTCCGTACGGCCAACGATCGGGATGTCGAACCGCTCCGCGCCCTGCTGACGCAGAGTTTCCACGCGACCTATGACCGGTTCTACGGACCGGCCAAGGTTGCCGAGTTGATCGCCGCCTGGCACTCGCCGGCCGAGATCAAGCGGCGCATCCACGTCAAAGGCGGCGAATATCTCGTCGCCGACGACGGCAAGCGGATCGGCGGCATGGCTTTTGCTGCGATCTCCGAAAAGCTGACCAAGACCGCAATCCTGCACCAGCTCTATGTGCATCCCGACCATCAGCGCCAAGGCATAGGTCGGGATCTCTTTGCCGAGATCGAGACCTGCTTCCCGGATGCTGAGATTTTGCGGCTTGAAGTCGAGCCGCAGAATGCCGGCGCCATCGCTTTCTACGAGGCGCATGATTTCGTCGAGGTCGACAGGACGAAGAATTGCGGCTGTCCCGACAGCGGGATCGAAGCGGTGATCATGGAAAAGCCGCTCAAGTGA